A section of the Flavobacteriales bacterium genome encodes:
- a CDS encoding ABC transporter permease, translating to MFDREKWAEVLDSIGKNKLRAVLTGFAVFWGIFMLIILLGAGAGLRNGFSYNFRNTATNSIRIWGNETSKPWKGLPPNRTIELEDTDIEALRNAIPGIQHISGQYSVWRGQSKLQYGMNSGSYSIRGIQPAHQHLQHQRIIAGRFINEVDEVQDRKVIVIAEDCRTELFKKEDPLHKWVNVNGIPFEVVGLYAYETGGPERGQRSPVYIPLSAAQKVFNAKGIVDDITFSFADASITGAKRAEQRAIHTLARRHDFDPTDERALWVNNNVENVGTMSSIFNGITAFLWFVGIGSLIAGIVGVSNIMLIVVKERTREIGIRKALGATPANVVGQVLLESVFITGMAGWLGLVLGIFLMEGIASVVPGSEFFRDPTIRIDVAVTALIALIIAGALAGFIPARRAAAIRPIEALRDE from the coding sequence ATGTTCGATAGGGAGAAGTGGGCCGAGGTGCTGGACAGCATCGGCAAGAACAAGCTCCGCGCGGTGCTCACGGGTTTCGCGGTGTTCTGGGGGATCTTCATGCTGATCATCCTGCTGGGTGCCGGTGCCGGATTGCGCAACGGCTTCAGCTACAACTTCCGCAACACGGCCACCAACAGCATCCGCATCTGGGGCAACGAGACCAGCAAGCCGTGGAAAGGCCTGCCGCCGAACAGGACCATCGAGCTGGAGGACACCGATATCGAGGCCCTGCGGAACGCGATCCCGGGCATCCAGCACATCAGCGGGCAGTACAGCGTGTGGCGCGGGCAGAGCAAGCTGCAGTACGGCATGAACTCGGGCAGCTACAGCATACGCGGCATCCAGCCCGCCCATCAGCATCTTCAGCACCAGCGGATCATCGCCGGGCGCTTCATCAACGAGGTGGACGAGGTGCAGGACCGGAAGGTGATCGTGATCGCGGAGGACTGCCGCACCGAGCTGTTCAAGAAGGAGGACCCGCTGCACAAATGGGTGAACGTGAACGGCATCCCCTTCGAGGTGGTGGGGCTGTACGCCTACGAGACCGGCGGCCCGGAGCGGGGACAGCGCAGTCCGGTCTACATCCCGCTGAGCGCGGCGCAGAAGGTGTTCAACGCCAAGGGCATCGTGGACGACATCACCTTCAGCTTCGCGGACGCCAGCATCACGGGGGCGAAGCGCGCGGAGCAGCGGGCGATCCACACCCTGGCGCGCCGGCACGACTTCGACCCCACGGATGAACGGGCCCTGTGGGTGAACAACAACGTGGAGAACGTGGGCACGATGAGCTCCATCTTCAACGGCATCACCGCCTTCCTGTGGTTCGTGGGCATCGGCTCGCTCATCGCGGGCATCGTGGGGGTCAGCAACATCATGCTCATCGTGGTGAAGGAGCGCACGCGCGAGATCGGCATCCGCAAGGCCCTGGGCGCCACGCCGGCCAATGTGGTGGGCCAGGTGCTGCTGGAGTCCGTCTTCATCACCGGCATGGCGGGCTGGCTGGGCCTGGTGCTCGGCATCTTCCTCATGGAGGGCATCGCCAGCGTGGTGCCGGGCAGCGAGTTCTTCCGCGATCCCACCATCCGCATCGACGTGGCGGTCACCGCCCTCATCGCGCTGATCATCGCCGGTGCCCTGGCGGGTTTCATCCCCGCCCGCCGGGCCGCGGCCATCCGTCCCATCGAAGCCCTGCGAGACGAATAA